The Chitinophaga sp. Cy-1792 genome contains the following window.
ATTGTTACAGGCAGATTCCCTGTATCGTACCAGCATTGATAATTTGTCAACCTATTATGTAAGAAATAATGTGGGTCAAATGATCCCATTGAGCTCACTTATTACGGCTAAAAAGGGTGGTGGTGCGCCGGTAATTAATCACTTCAACCTGTACCGTGCCATTGAAATTGACGGGGATGCCCAGCAGGGCTATAGCTCCGGCGACGCGATCAAGGCATTACAGGATGTAGCTTCTAAAGTGCTGCCATCCAACTTTGGATATGAGTGGGCCAACGTATCGCTGCAGGAAATTGAAGCTGGAAATAAAAGCTTACTCATCTTCGCTTTATCAATATTGTTTGTATTCCTGTTGCTGACCGCCCTATACGAAAGCTGGTCGGTACCTTTCTCCGTACTCCTGGCGGTTCCGGTGGCGTTGTTCGGCTCTATTGCCGCGCTGGCGCTGACCAAACAGGCGAACTCCGTGTACTCCCAGATTGGTCTGATCACCCTGATCGGTTTGTCGGCCAAAAACGCCATCCTGATCGTGGAGTTCTGTAAAGACCGTGTAGACCGCGGTATGCCGCTGCTCCAGGCAACGATAGAAGCGGTGAAGCTGCGTTTTCGCCCGATTCTCATGACATCTTTCGCCTTCATCCTCGGGGTGGTGCCATTGTGCCTCGCGAAAGGCGCCGGCGCTGCTTCCCGTGTAAACATCGGCTTTACGGTGGTAGGAGGGATGCTGGCCGCTACCTTGCTGGGGATATTCTCTGTTCCGGTACTGTATGTGCTGATTACAAAAATATCTTATGGTAAGAAGAAACTGGCAGAGCTGGAAGAATTCGGTAACGAAGAGAAAAAGCCTAAAGGTCTGGGCGAATAGGCTATCTTTCAGATATGAAAAATACCGAACGTTTTAGTAGCCGCGTAGAAAACTACGTGAAATACCGTCCGCATTACCCGGATACGTTGCTGCCTTTTCTGAAAGAGGCCGGCGCACTGACGCCGGAGTCGGTGGTCGCTGATATCGGCGCCGGCACAGGGATCTCCGCCAGCCCCTTCCTGGAAAACGGTAACGAAGTTTATGGCGTCGAGCCAAATACTGACATGCGGGAAAAGATGGTGGAATTACTATCTCCCTATAAAAATTTTAAAGCAATTGCAGGAACAGCAGAACGTACCACACTGCCAGACAACAGCATGGACCTGATCATCGCCGGACAGGCATTTCACTGGTTCGATCCTGCAGGGGCCAAAACGGAATTTCAGCGTATAGGCAAGCCCGATAGTTATATCGCATTAATATGGAATGTACGCCAGGTAGATACGCCATTCGAAAAAGCTTATGAAGGCCTGCTTCGGAAATATGGTACCGACTACAAGGAAGTGAATCATAAAAATATCGGAGAGGCGCAGCTGCAAAGTTTTTTCGCACCGCAGGGCTACCTCCTGAAATCATTGAACCATCTGCAACAGTTCGATCTGAAAGGAATAAAGGGAAGGCTGATGTCGGCATCATATGCGCCCCAGACAGGCCCTGAACATGATGCGATGATGCGTGAGCTGGAAGAGATCTATGAGAAGAATAATGAACATGGTATGGTGAAATTCCATTTCCATACAGAAATATACCTGGGCCGCACACACGGTTAGGCCCAGGTAAGGTGGCAGTCTGGTTTAGGCCAGACTGTCAAATAATATCTCGATCGGGTGTTGTGCAATCACGCCCGTACCGTCTTTCACCTGATGTCGGCAGCTGGTACCGGGAGCCGCAATGATAGTGCCCGCAGCGGCATTTCTAACCGCAGGGAATAATACCATTTCACCGATTTGCATACTGAGGTCGTAGTGTTCCTTTTCATAGCCAAAGGAGCCCGCCATACCGCAACAACCGGAAGGGATCACCTCTACGGTATAGTTTGCCGGCAGACTCAATACCTTTTTGGAATGCAGCGCCGAAGAGAGCGCTTTCTGCTGGCAGTGGCCATGTAACTTAATATGCTGTGGCTTGCCGGTAAACTGTGCAGCCGTAATATGGCCTTTCTCGGCTTCCATGGCCAGGAATTCATCTACCAGGAATACATGCTTTGCCAGCTCCTTAGCGCCGTTACGGAGTCCGTCTCTTACCAGATCAGGATATTCATCACGGAAACTCAGGATAGCAGAAGGTTCTACACCCAGCAGCGGTGTTTTTTCTGATATTATACTCTGGAAGATGCGCACGTTGTCTTCCGCAATTTCCCTTGCTTTACGCAGCAGTCCCTTAGACATATACGCCCTGGCACTTTCCGGGTGTTCTACCATTTGTACGTCGTAACCCAGTCTGGCCAATAGTTTCACGGCTTTAATACCGATAGGCGTATCGTTGTAGTTGGTAAACTCATCGCAGAAGAGGTAGACTTTTCTGCTGCCTTTCTTCGCTTCGTGGCTCCACTTACGTTGGTACCATTTGCGGAGTGTTGTTTTATGTAATCCGGGCAGGGAGCGCTTTTGCGCGAAGCCGGAGAATTTACGGATGATATTCCCTGTCAGCGGATTTTTGATCAGTCCGTTGTAGGCCCATGGCATCACGGAAGCCAGCGCGGAGAGTTTGGAATAGTTTCCGATCATATTGGCGCGTAATGGCACCCCGTTGGCATCATAATAATGCTGGAGGAATTCCATTTTGAGCTTCGCCATATCCACGTTAGACGGGCATTCTGATTTACAACCCTTACAAGCCAGGCAAAGGTCCAGCACTTCGTAGATTTCTTTATGATCGAAGCGGTTGTCTTTGTTGGAATGCGTAAGGAATTCGCGCAGGATGTTGGCACGCGCGCGGGTAGTATCTTTTTCATTTCTGGTGGCCATGTAGCTTGGGCACATGGTACCGCCACTGAGCTGCGTTTTACGGCAGTCGCCCGAGCCATTGCACTGTTCTGCGTGCTGCAGGATGGTTTGGTCAGGGAAATGGAAGATGGTATTGATATTAGGTGCTGCCTGTCCGGGTTCATAGCGCAGCATGCTGTTCATAGACGGCGTATCCACAATTTTGTTAGGATTGAAGATGTTTTCCGGGTCCCAGGTATATTTGATCTGACGTAGTAACTCGTAGTTTCTTTCTCCTACCATCTGTTTGATAAACTCGCCACGGAGGCGGCCATCGCCATGTTCGCCGGAAAGAGAGCCATTGTATTTTTTCACCAGTGTGGCAATCTCTTCTGCAATTTTTCTGAAGAGATGATTACCTTCTACTGTTTTCAGATTGATGATTGGGCGGAGATGTATTTCGCCGCTTCCTGCGTGTGCGTAGTGTACTGCGTACAGGTTGTATTGCTTCAGGATATCGTTGAAATCGCGGATAAATGCAGGCAGATCTTCTACAGCTACAGCAGTATCTTCGATCACCGGAACAGCTTTTTCATCGCCGGGGAGGTTACTCAGCAGGCCCAGACCAGCTTTACGTAGGGTCCAGATCTTTTTGCTGTCTTCCCCGAAGAGCAGCGGGAAATGATAACCCAGCCCGGCGGCGCGGAGTCTGGCTTCCACTTCAGCACAGATGGCGGTCACTTCTTCGCGGGTATCTCTGCAGAACTCTACCACCAGGATAGCGCCGGGATCGCCCTGTACGAAGAAACGGTTTTTGCTTTGTTCGATATTATCTTTGGTGCATTCCAGGATATAATGGTCGATCAGCTCACTGGCGCTAGGTTTGAAGTCCATAACGAGTACGTTTGCACGCAGTGATTCATCGATATTATTGAAATGTATGCAGAGGAGGCCCACTTCCTTGGGAGGGAGCGGGTTGACGTGAATTTTTATTTCGGTGATGAAGGCCAGTGTTCCTTCGGAGCCGGCGATCAGTTTACAGAAGTTGAAGTCTTCCGTGCCGGCGGTAAATGGCGCGGTGTCCAGCAGCATATCTACGGCATAGCCGGTGTTACGGCGCTGGATGCTTTTTTTAGGAAATTCCTTACGGATTTCTTCCTGGTTGCCATGGTTACTAAGGAGTGTACGTATCTGTTGGTAGATGCGTGTTTCCAGTGAATCAGGGGCTTCACATTTCTGGTGGAAGGTATCGATATCTATGGTGCCGAAGGTAGTTTCGGTACCGTCACTGAGGAGTGCTTTTACTTCCAGCAGATGTTCGCGGGTACTGCCGTAAACCACGGAATTGGAGCCACAGGAGTTATTGCCTACCATTCCGCCGATCATGGCGCGGTTGGCGGTAGAAGTTTCCGGACCGAAGTAGAGACCATGCGGTTTGAGGAACATATTGAGTTCATCTCTGATCACCCCTGGTTGTACCCTTACCCATCCTTCTTCTTTATTGAGTTCCAGAATTTTAGTGAATGTGCGGGAAACATCTGTCACGATTCCGTTACCTACCACCTGTCCGGCGAGTGAGGTGCCGGCAGTACGGGGTATCAGGGATGTTTTGTTGTTACGGGCAAAACGGATCAGTGTTTTCAGATCTGCCACATCGGCCGGAATCGCCACTGCAAGGGGCATTTCGCGGTATGCCGAAGCATCTGTGGCATATAGGGTCCGCATGGTGTCATCTAAATATAGCGTGCCTTCCAGTTCCTCGGCCAATAGCTCTAGCTTGTCGCGCATGATTTAAGTACCTGTTTATGAAAGGGCGAAATTAATATATCAGCTTGTCTTTTTTTAATCTCCTGTAATAGAATCGTCAAAAAAAGTCTTACGATTTTATAAACTGAGGTTTTTTTATTTCGATGCCGATCACATGTTGTACCTGTTCTGCCAGGTACCTGCCCAGTTCGGGTGTATATTTTTCATCCGGCATATGCAGGAAGAAGTAGGCCTGTTTAAGACCATGATCTATCCAGTATTTTAGCCGGTGCATCCAGTCATCTATTCTTGTGAAGTCGGTAGGATGGAGGTTATTGGCGTTGAAACGTATAAATGCAATGGGTACGGTCAGGTGCATGTGCAGCAATTCACGGCGGCCGGGAGTATCCGTAATGACGGCACCTACGCGATGTTTGGCCAGGGTATTGAATAATTCCATGCGGATGGTTTCATCTTCAAACCATTGGGGGTGTCTTACTTCCACGAAAAACTGCAGGTCCCGGGGAAGGTCGGCAATATATTCATAGAGCTGCTGGCGCCTGTTGGGGCTGAATTTATCGCTGAGCTGAAGGAAGATAGGCCCGAGGTGTTTACCGAAGTTCAGCATGCCATCCAGGAAATCGGTGGTACGAACGCCGGCATTTACCAGGCTGCTGTAGTGACTGATGGCCTGCGGCACTTTCGGACAGAATACGAAATCCTGCCCACGGGCTTTTTCGCCCCATCGCCGGATCGTGGTTTCATCATAAATTTTATAATGGGTGGCGTTCAGCTCAATGCTGTTGAAGTTTTTGATATATTCCTGGAGATATTGATTTTCTTTGGTCCCCTGGGGATAGAGGATCCCTATCCATTCTCTGCGGCCCCATTTGGCGCAACCGGTGAATACCTTCGGGGATTTCAGGCGTTTGCCTTTCAGGATTCGCTTGTTGTACAGCGGTTCTGCCGGTAGTTTGAAGTCGATATCGTCCAACATGCTGCTCGGAACTGCACCTATTTTCATACGCGATGGTTTTAAATATGACAATCATGCGGCAATGACTATAAGCAAGTTAACGAAATTTTGAATTTCAGTTTTTTGATATTAACTTAATAAGATATAATAACCAGCATGGAAATTTTACACGTTAGCGCGGAATGTTATCCGGTAGCCAAAGTAGGCGGACTGGGCGATGTGGTAGGCGCCCTTCCCAGGTACCAGCAGCAGCTGGGGCATATCGCCAAAGTGGTGATGCCCGCTTACAGGAACAAATTTTACGATACGCATGAATTTGACGTGGTACACCAGGCCGGCATGTGGCTGGGCCATCAGTGGTATCACTTCAATGTATTGAAAGAAAGACAGAACAGTCTCGATTTTGACCTGTACCTCGTAGATATCCCCGGATTATTGGACACGCCAGGCGTATATGGTTACCCCAACGATACAGAACGTTTTCTGGCCTTCCAGGTGGCAGTGCTGGACTGGATCAACGAATGGAACCATCAGGTAGATGTTATCCATTGCCACGACCATCATACCGCCCTGATCCCTTTTCTGCTCAGCTGGGGATATAAATATAACCGCCTCAAAGACATTCCTTCCGTACTCACTATTCATAATGCCCAATACCAGGGCCAGTTTGGCTGGGATAAGCTCTATCTCATCCCGGGCTTCGACCTCTGGAAAGCCGGCCTGCTCGACTGGGGCGGCTGCATCAATCCGCTGGCAGCAGGTATTAAGTGTGCCTGGAGGGTAACCACTGTTTCCCCGGGATATATGGAAGAGCTGTATGTTGAAGCGAACGGCCTCGAAAGCCTGATCAGCAGCGAACGGACTAAAACCAGCGGTATCATCAACGGTATCGATACGATGGTCTGGGATCCTGCCACTGATCCGCGGCTGGGAATAAACTATACCCCGGAAATGGTGTCTGAAGGAAAGACTGCCAATAAGGCGCAGCTCTGTGAGCGTTTCGGCCTGGATGCTTCCGTACCGCTGATTTCCTTTATCGGCAGGCTGGTAGGAGATAAAGGGGCAGATTTATTACCGGAAATCATTGCCCGCAGCCTGCATGAGCTGCCCGGAGAAGTAAACTTCCTGGTACTCGGCAGCGGCGATCCTCACATCGAATGGATGCTGAAGGAAACAAGAAATTATAACAGCTATGGCTTTAACCTGCATATAGGCTATGATGAGTCGTTGTCGCACCAGATCTATGCCGGCAGCGATTTTCTGCTGATGCCGTCCAGGGTAGAGCCATGTGGCCTTAACCAGCTGTATGCCCTGCGTTATGGCACAATACCTGTAGTAAGAAGTACAGGAGGACTGAAAGATACAGTCACCGATTTTGGAGATCCGGGAGGAGTAGGGATACGGTTTATACAGCCTTCCGTCTGGGATGTCTGCTATTCCGTAAAACGTGCACTGGAATTGTACCAGGACAAGCGCCACCTGCGTGATGTTCAGCTGACGGGAATGCACCTGGACCATTCATGGACAGCTTCAGCAGCACAATATGTTCAGTTATACAGCAGCATGCGATAAGTAAAGATTATAATCCCACATTTTATATTATGACTAATACCGTGATTTCCATTATACTTGGAGGCGGAGCAGGGACCCGATTATACCCGCTTACCCGCCGTCGCTCCAAGCCTGCAGTTCCACTGGCCGGAAAATACCGCCTGGTAGATATCCCCATCTCCAACTGCCTCAATGCCGGCCTGAATCGCATCTTCGTACTGACGCAGTTCAATTCCGCTTCTCTCAATAAACATATCAAGAATACCTACCACTTTAGCAATTTTGATAAAGGCTTCGTAGATATCCTTGCCGCGGAACAAACCCCTGACAACCCCACCTGGTACCAGGGTACCGCCGATGCAGTCAGACAATGCCTGCACCACATCGAAAACTTCGAATTCGAATATGTACTCATTCTTTCCGGAGACCAGCTGTACCAGATGGACTTCGACAAGATGCTGCAATATCATAAGGAAACCGGCGCAGAGATATCCATCGCTACCATTCCGGTAAGTGCGAAGGATGCGTCCGATTTCGGTATCCTTAAAACTGATGATAACGGCGCCATCTCTTCCTTCACAGAAAAGCCATCGCAGGCGGTATTGCCGCCATGGGCTTCAGAAGTAAGTGAAGAAATGAAGCAGGAAGGCCGTATTTATCTCGCCAGTATGGGCATTTATATCTTCAACAGGAAAGTGCTGTTTGATATGCTCAATGATCAGCCTGATGCCGCCGATTTTGGCAAACAGGTGATCCCTACCGCTATATCTTCCGGATTTAAGGTGTTTAGCTACCAATATGAAGGTTACTGGACCGATATCGGTAACATTCCTTCCTTCTTTGAGGCAAACATCGGCCTGACGGACGATATTCCGCTGTTTAACCTCTATGACGAGTCACAAACGATCTATTCCAGGGCAAGAATGTTGCCGCCGGCAAAAATTTCCGGGGACATTCAAAAAACAATGATCGCCGATGGTTGTATTATTCTGGCAAGCCGTCTCGAACGATGCGTGATCGGGATTCGTACCCGTATCGGCAAAGGCAGCGTGATTACCAACAGTTATATCATGGGCAGCGACTACTACCAGACCCTGGACGATCTTAACAAAGCAAAAGACAATGGCATTCCGCCAATGGGTATCGGTGAAGACTGCATCATCAACAATGCCATTATCGATAAAAACTGCAGCATCGGCAATGGCGTACGTATCAATGGAGGTAAGCATCTCGCCGATGGCGATTTCGAGAAATATACCGTAAAAGATGGTATTGTTGTTGTGAAGAAAGGTATGGTTTTGAGTGATGGCTTCGAGATTTGATGACCTAATCAGCAGAAAATGCAACTATCTATTGAACGGAAAAGCACCAAAATTTATCCTGACCTGAAAAGGGTAGTGGCGCGCTTCTTCTTTAACGGAGAAGCAAGGGCTAAATCGATCATTCAGAAAGTGAATGATATGACTGATGCAGAAGTGAACCTGACGATCATGCCCTTACTCAGGGAGTTCTCCAGGCGGCACCGGAACATCACCCGGATCTTTGAAAAGCATGCCGAAAAGGTAAGTCACCTCTTTGTGCCGCTGCAGATCAGCTACGAGGATATGGCCTATCGTAAGAAACTCCTGATAGGTTCCTACTTTACCAACGAATATTCAATAGAATCAGCTGCATTCTTCAACCCATCCTTAATTGAAGATATTGACCAGAGCGGATTGGAGGAAGGGGAGAAACGTGTTATCATCAGCTTCAGGGCCGTAGGTGAAGGACACGTTTCTTCCATTGCCTTCCGCAATGGATTGATCAATAAAAATAATGAGATAGAACTGGAATCTCCCGGTAATTATATCGATGAGGC
Protein-coding sequences here:
- a CDS encoding class I SAM-dependent methyltransferase, whose protein sequence is MKNTERFSSRVENYVKYRPHYPDTLLPFLKEAGALTPESVVADIGAGTGISASPFLENGNEVYGVEPNTDMREKMVELLSPYKNFKAIAGTAERTTLPDNSMDLIIAGQAFHWFDPAGAKTEFQRIGKPDSYIALIWNVRQVDTPFEKAYEGLLRKYGTDYKEVNHKNIGEAQLQSFFAPQGYLLKSLNHLQQFDLKGIKGRLMSASYAPQTGPEHDAMMRELEEIYEKNNEHGMVKFHFHTEIYLGRTHG
- a CDS encoding FAD-binding and (Fe-S)-binding domain-containing protein — encoded protein: MRDKLELLAEELEGTLYLDDTMRTLYATDASAYREMPLAVAIPADVADLKTLIRFARNNKTSLIPRTAGTSLAGQVVGNGIVTDVSRTFTKILELNKEEGWVRVQPGVIRDELNMFLKPHGLYFGPETSTANRAMIGGMVGNNSCGSNSVVYGSTREHLLEVKALLSDGTETTFGTIDIDTFHQKCEAPDSLETRIYQQIRTLLSNHGNQEEIRKEFPKKSIQRRNTGYAVDMLLDTAPFTAGTEDFNFCKLIAGSEGTLAFITEIKIHVNPLPPKEVGLLCIHFNNIDESLRANVLVMDFKPSASELIDHYILECTKDNIEQSKNRFFVQGDPGAILVVEFCRDTREEVTAICAEVEARLRAAGLGYHFPLLFGEDSKKIWTLRKAGLGLLSNLPGDEKAVPVIEDTAVAVEDLPAFIRDFNDILKQYNLYAVHYAHAGSGEIHLRPIINLKTVEGNHLFRKIAEEIATLVKKYNGSLSGEHGDGRLRGEFIKQMVGERNYELLRQIKYTWDPENIFNPNKIVDTPSMNSMLRYEPGQAAPNINTIFHFPDQTILQHAEQCNGSGDCRKTQLSGGTMCPSYMATRNEKDTTRARANILREFLTHSNKDNRFDHKEIYEVLDLCLACKGCKSECPSNVDMAKLKMEFLQHYYDANGVPLRANMIGNYSKLSALASVMPWAYNGLIKNPLTGNIIRKFSGFAQKRSLPGLHKTTLRKWYQRKWSHEAKKGSRKVYLFCDEFTNYNDTPIGIKAVKLLARLGYDVQMVEHPESARAYMSKGLLRKAREIAEDNVRIFQSIISEKTPLLGVEPSAILSFRDEYPDLVRDGLRNGAKELAKHVFLVDEFLAMEAEKGHITAAQFTGKPQHIKLHGHCQQKALSSALHSKKVLSLPANYTVEVIPSGCCGMAGSFGYEKEHYDLSMQIGEMVLFPAVRNAAAGTIIAAPGTSCRHQVKDGTGVIAQHPIEILFDSLA
- a CDS encoding DUF72 domain-containing protein, which codes for MKIGAVPSSMLDDIDFKLPAEPLYNKRILKGKRLKSPKVFTGCAKWGRREWIGILYPQGTKENQYLQEYIKNFNSIELNATHYKIYDETTIRRWGEKARGQDFVFCPKVPQAISHYSSLVNAGVRTTDFLDGMLNFGKHLGPIFLQLSDKFSPNRRQQLYEYIADLPRDLQFFVEVRHPQWFEDETIRMELFNTLAKHRVGAVITDTPGRRELLHMHLTVPIAFIRFNANNLHPTDFTRIDDWMHRLKYWIDHGLKQAYFFLHMPDEKYTPELGRYLAEQVQHVIGIEIKKPQFIKS
- a CDS encoding glycogen synthase encodes the protein MEILHVSAECYPVAKVGGLGDVVGALPRYQQQLGHIAKVVMPAYRNKFYDTHEFDVVHQAGMWLGHQWYHFNVLKERQNSLDFDLYLVDIPGLLDTPGVYGYPNDTERFLAFQVAVLDWINEWNHQVDVIHCHDHHTALIPFLLSWGYKYNRLKDIPSVLTIHNAQYQGQFGWDKLYLIPGFDLWKAGLLDWGGCINPLAAGIKCAWRVTTVSPGYMEELYVEANGLESLISSERTKTSGIINGIDTMVWDPATDPRLGINYTPEMVSEGKTANKAQLCERFGLDASVPLISFIGRLVGDKGADLLPEIIARSLHELPGEVNFLVLGSGDPHIEWMLKETRNYNSYGFNLHIGYDESLSHQIYAGSDFLLMPSRVEPCGLNQLYALRYGTIPVVRSTGGLKDTVTDFGDPGGVGIRFIQPSVWDVCYSVKRALELYQDKRHLRDVQLTGMHLDHSWTASAAQYVQLYSSMR
- a CDS encoding glucose-1-phosphate adenylyltransferase, with translation MTNTVISIILGGGAGTRLYPLTRRRSKPAVPLAGKYRLVDIPISNCLNAGLNRIFVLTQFNSASLNKHIKNTYHFSNFDKGFVDILAAEQTPDNPTWYQGTADAVRQCLHHIENFEFEYVLILSGDQLYQMDFDKMLQYHKETGAEISIATIPVSAKDASDFGILKTDDNGAISSFTEKPSQAVLPPWASEVSEEMKQEGRIYLASMGIYIFNRKVLFDMLNDQPDAADFGKQVIPTAISSGFKVFSYQYEGYWTDIGNIPSFFEANIGLTDDIPLFNLYDESQTIYSRARMLPPAKISGDIQKTMIADGCIILASRLERCVIGIRTRIGKGSVITNSYIMGSDYYQTLDDLNKAKDNGIPPMGIGEDCIINNAIIDKNCSIGNGVRINGGKHLADGDFEKYTVKDGIVVVKKGMVLSDGFEI